One window of Vespa velutina chromosome 2, iVesVel2.1, whole genome shotgun sequence genomic DNA carries:
- the LOC124946988 gene encoding ATP synthase subunit s, mitochondrial — protein sequence MINQILNGKLSSFIRQENGLTKRSLFYWLTIIFNSVDKKRIEEVGPDQACAEWLLKNGAYVKWKNSSEYLTNYNVLIKQTGINYIQSVKAENSGITYVGFPYFDGCKHIEEVKLIRSRYICNRAMSLLSFLKESLTHLEVIECPSVTDEGLYKLKKLEKLKILKLEGMPYLKDPADVRKQLMESLPNTKIELK from the exons ATGATTAATCAG ATTCTAAATGGAAAACTTAGTTCTTTTATAAGACAAGAAAATGGATTAACAAAaagatctttattttattggctgaccataatttttaatag TgtcgataagaaaagaattgaagaGGTTGGTCCTGATCAAGCTTGTGCTGAATGGCTCTTGAAAAATGGAGCTTATGTCAAATGGAAAAATTCTTCTGAGTATTTAACGAATTATAATGTTTTGATCAAACAAAcaggaataaattatatacaaagtgTTAAAGCTGAAAATTCAGGGATAACATATGTAGGATTTCCATATTTTG atGGTTGTAAGCATATAGAAGAGGTTAAGCTTATTCGTTCTCGATACATTTGCAACAGAGCaatgtctttattatcatttttaaaggaATCTCTAACTCATCTTGAAGTTATAGAATGTCCAAGTGTAACTGATGAGGGAttgtataaattgaaaaaacttga aaaattaaaaatattgaaacttGAAGGAATGCCATATTTAAAAGATCCAGCTGATGTCAGGAAACAATTAATGGAATCTTTACCAAATACtaaaattgaattgaaatga